One part of the Eubalaena glacialis isolate mEubGla1 chromosome 19, mEubGla1.1.hap2.+ XY, whole genome shotgun sequence genome encodes these proteins:
- the HASPIN gene encoding serine/threonine-protein kinase haspin, protein MAASLPRPGSQLFRTYGVAGGGGPRRRPGQAAVQWFPPQDRKRFFSSSSSDASGGGPSQSVVSDDPDDPDFRGSPVGQRRRRAGGRLSKDRPSLIATPRRLRLRARCPQKCSTPCGPLGPPPFPNGHPGLLSPDLSVCGQPRDGGELGTSASLLSSPASPGPGSPAPGDSICADPSAFLDAASEAPSGFQLPEASLDQAPPPSSQEAETAGGRITRLAHQARASLRSALCSFLDSGNPEDSEPGPDGKNMWESCCDRELVGRRLESPGLSSTGKKRATDQDSGREAGSQEAVQIGYGEARGCKGGMAPGKSNRPERTGPRRKRKHQETAETSLCHHHQFKKGQKMENDSFVTQDLTRLQNACSWTKARASFSFHKKKMVTAVSKVCSVYTIASSLSDSLISEYSNLPVTNRTNSALYPWHFSSMYLLTPLKTLHATEKKASDAEKVYGECSQEGPIPFSDCLSSEKLECCEKIGEGVFGEVFQTVANHTPVALKIIAIEGQKLVNGAHQKTFEEILPEIIISKELSLLSDEVCNRTEGFIGLNSVHCVQGSYPPLLLQAWDRYNSTKGSANDRPDFFEEDQLFIVLEFEFGGIDLEQMRTKLSSIATAKSILHQITASLAVAEASLNFEHRDLHWGNVLLKKTSLKELHYTLNGKTRSIPTRGLQVNIIDYTLSRLERDGIVVFCDISMDQDLFTGEGDYQFEIYRLMRKENNNCWDEYHPYNNVLWLHYLTDKILKQMTFKTKGNTPALKQMRRKIKHFHQTMLNFSSATDLLCQHSLFK, encoded by the coding sequence ATGGCGGCGTCACTCCCGCGACCCGGCAGTCAGCTCTTTCGAACGTATGGGGTAGCCGGCGGCGGGGGACCGCGGCGGCGTCCGGGCCAGGCAGCGGTGCAGTGGTTCCCGCCGCAAGACCGGAAGCGTTTCTTCAGCAGCAGTAGCAGCGACGCCAGCGGCGGCGGCCCCTCGCAGTCTGTCGTCTCCGACGATCCTGACGACCCCGACTTCCGCGGCAGCCCGGTGGGTCAGCGGCGGAGGCGCGCTGGCGGCCGACTCTCCAAGGACCGGCCGAGTCTGATCGCGACCCCGAGACGCCTGAGGCTGCGAGCGCGGTGCCCGCAGAAGTGCAGCACCCCTTGCGGCCCGCTCGGACCGCCGCCCTTCCCCAACGGCCACCCAGGCCTCCTGAGCCCGGACCTCAGTGTGTGCGGCCAGCCCAGGGACGGCGGCGAGCTGGGCACCAGTGCCTCCCTGTTGAGTTCTCCGGCCTCTCCCGGCCCCGGGTCCCCTGCGCCAGGAGACAGCATCTGCGCCGACCCCTCCGCCTTTCTGGATGCAGCCTCTGAAGCTCCGAGCGGCTTCCAACTCCCAGAAGCTTCCCTGGACCAGGCACCTCCCCCCTCTTCCCAGGAGGCAGAGACAGCAGGAGGCAGGATCACCAGGTTGGCCCACCAAGCCCGTGCCAGCCTCAGGTCAGCTCTCTGTAGCTTTTTGGACTCAGGAAATCCTGAGGATTCTGAGCCTGGGCCAGATGGGAAGAATATGTGGGAGTCCTGCTGTGACAGGGAACTGGTAGGGAGGAGGCTGGAGAGCCCAGGTTTATCCAGCACGGGTAAGAAGAGGGCCACGGACCAGGACTCCGGTCGAGAGGCTGGGTCTCAGGAGGCTGTCCAGATAGGATACGGGGAGGCCCGTGGGTGCAAGGGCGGTATGGCACCTGGGAAAAGCAACAGGCCTGAGAGAACCGGGCCAAGACGGAAAAGGAAGCATCAAGAGACAGCAGAAACCTCCCTCTGCCATCACCACCAGTTTAAAAAAGgccaaaagatggaaaatgaTTCATTCGTCACCCAGGACCTGACTCGTTTACAGAATGCCTGCTCTTGGACCAAAGCCAGGGCCTCCTTCAGCTTCCACAAGAAGAAGATGGTGACCGCCGTGTCAAAAGTGTGCAGCGTCTACACCATTGCCAGTTCTCTCTCTGATTCCCTCATATCAGAATATTCAAACCTTCCTGTCACAAACAGAACAAACAGTGCCCTGTACCCTTGGCACTTCTCCTCCATGTATTTGCTCACCCCCTTAAAGACACTACATGCCACAGAAAAAAAAGCATCCGATGCAGAAAAGGTTTATGGGGAATGCAGTCAGGAGGGTCCTATCCCCTTCAGCGACTGCCTTTCCTCAGAAAAACTGGAATGCTGTGAGAAGATTGGGGAAGGGGTGTTTGGTGAAGTgtttcaaacagttgctaaccaCACACCTGTAGCCCTAAAAATCATTGCTATTGAAGGACAGAAGTTAGTCAATGGAGCTCATCAGAAAACTTTTGAGGAAATCCTGCCAGAGATCATCATCTCCAAAGAGTTGAGCCTCTTGTCTGATGAGGTATGCAACCGTACAGAAGGCTTCATTGGGCTGAACTCGGTACACTGTGTTCAAGGATCTTACCCTCCCTTGCTCCTCCAGGCCTGGGATCGCTATAACTCAACCAAAGGGTCTGCAAATGACCGGCCTGACTTTTTTGAGGAAGACCAGCTCTTCATCGTGCTGGAATTTGAGTTTGGAGGGATCGACTTAGAGCAAATGAGAACGAAGCTGTCCTCCATCGCCACTGCAAAGAGCATTCTGCACCAGATCACCGCGTCCCTTGCCGTGGCAGAGGCATCGCTGAACTTTGAGCACCGAGACTTGCACTGGGGGAACGTGCTCTTAAAGAAAACCAGCCTCAAAGAGCTCCACTACACCCTCAATGGGAAGACGAGGTCCATCCCCACCCGAGGGCTACAGGTCAACATCATCGACTACACCCTGTCACGCTTGGAGCGGGACGGGATCGTGGTTTTCTGTGACATTTCCATGGACCAAGACCTGTTTACAGGAGAAGGTGACTACCAGTTTGAGATCTACAGGCTGATGAGGAAGGAAAACAACAACTGCTGGGACGAATATCACCCTTATAACAACGTGCTCTGGCTACACTACCTCACAGATAAGATCCTGAAACAAATGACCTTCAAGACCAAAGGTAACACCCCTGCCTTGAAGCAAATGAGGAGAAAGATCAAGCATTTCCATCAGACTATGTTGAACTTCAGCTCTGCCACAGACCTGCTCTGCCAGCACAGTCTGTTTAAGTAA
- the ITGAE gene encoding integrin alpha-E translates to MRLNMEDPGLAPLAAFNVDMVRTWVTPKGDVPYVLNSLLHQDSSTNQTWLLVTSPRTSRTAGPLYQCSLIQDELHCQPVENVPIPKRKYRGVTVVRNHHGVLICIQVPTRWPQSLSSELTGNCILLAPDLRPRAQVYFSDLEKLLDPDAPVDAGDCSRNRKGSMENTARQRRDLKVEEEEETEDEDEEAAGTEIAIILDGSGSIDPPDFQRAKDFISNMMKNIYEKCFECSFALVQYGEVIQTELDLQDSQDVTASLARVQNITQVGNVTKTASAMQHVLDNIFTPSHGSREKASKVMVVLTDGDIFGDPLSLTTVIDSTKMQGVERFAIGVGDAFNKTRAYNELKLIASDPDEDHAFKVTNYSALDGLLSKLQQSIISVEGTVGDALHYQLAQVGFSAQILDEGQVLLGAVGAFDWSGGTLFYNMSSRKGRFLNQTAVDAKAVQYSYLGYSVAVLHKACGLSYVAGAPRHKQRGAVFELRKEGKETNFVPVLEGEQMGSYFGSELCPVDVDMDGTTDLLLVAAPFYHVQGEEGRVYVYRVNKQDGSFSLVRTLSGHPRLTYARFGFAMATVGDISQDELIDVAIGAPLEDFGADDGVGFGSVYIYNGHSTNQLADLSTYQPQRIRASVVAPGLQYFGTSVAGGLDFSGDGLADITVGALGQAAVLRSRPVVRLKLSMTFTPKALPIGFYSSVNVNLCFEVSYVSPAAESGLKETSLNFTLDVDVVKQRKRLQCSDERLCQSSLREWGTGPRLCEPFLLVPTEGQLCQEDCFSNISVKVSYQLQTPEGRRDHPQPILDFYAEPSAIFQLPYEKACKNKLFCVAELQLATTLSQQELVVGLTKELSMNISLTNSGEDSYMTSMALNYPRNLQFKRIQKPPSPNIQCDDPKPTASVLVMNCKIGHPILKRSSANFSLVWQLEESAFPNRTADIAVTITNSNERRSLVSKTHSLHFKHAFIAVLPKPSVTYMNTSQGLSHHKEFLFNIHGENLFGAEFQLQICVPVKLQGFQVIRVKNLTKTQAHTVCTQSPERVCGSDLVQHVEEWHSVSCNVTSDRENVTVAAEVSLSQSEQLRRDVTELQILGEISFNKSLYEGLNAENHRTKITVIFLKDEEAYSLSLIIKSSVGGLLVLIVIIVILVKCGFFKRKYQQLNLERIRKAQLKSENLLEEEN, encoded by the exons GCTCCTGGTCACCAGCCCCAGAACCAGCAGGACGGCAGGGCCCCTGTATCAGTGTTCCCTCATTCAGGATGAGCTCCATTGCCAGCCAGTAG AGAATGTCCCCATCCCAAAGAGGAAGTACCGTGGAGTGACAGTTGTCCGGAACCACCATGGTGTTTTG ATCTGCATTCAAGTGCCGACCCGGTGGCCCCAGAGCCTCAGCTCAGAGCTCACAGGCAACTGCATCCTGCTGGCCCCTGACCTCCGTCCCCGTGCCCAGGTCTACTTCTCCGATCTTG aaaaattactggaCCCTGATGCCCCTGTGGATGCTGGAGACTGCTCCAGGAACAGAAAAGGCAGCATGGAGAACACAGCCAGGCAGCGCCGGGATttgaaggtggaggaggaggaggagacagaggacGAGGACGAGGAGGCAGCTG GCACCGAGATCGCCATCATCCTGGATGGCTCAGGAAGCATTGATCCCCCAGACTTCCAGAGAGCCAAAGACTTCATCTCCAACATGATGAAGAACATCTATGAGAAGTGCTTTGAG TGCAGCTTTGCCCTGGTGCAATATGGGGAAGTCATCCAGACAGAGCTTGACCTTCAGGACAGCCAAGACGTTACAGCCTCCCTCGCCAGAGTCCAGAACATCACTCAAGTGGGGAATGTCACCAAGACTGCCTCTGCCATGCAGCACGTCCT AGACAACATCTTCACACCAAGCCATGGCTCCAGAGAAAAGGCATCCAAGGTCATGGTGGTGCTCACTGATGGGGACATATTCGGGGACCCCCTCAGCCTCACGACTGTCATCGACTCCACAAAGATGCAAGGTGTTGAGCGCTTTGCCATTGGG GTGGGAGATGCATTTAATAAAACTAGGGCGTACAACGAGCTGAAGCTGATCGCCTCGGACCCCGATGAGGACCATGCCTTCAAGGTGACCAACTACTCAGCGCTGGATGGGCTGCTGAGCAAACTGCAGCAGAGCATCATTAGCGTGGAAG GCACAGTCGGAGATGCCCTCCACTACCAGCTGGCACAGGTCGGGTTCAGCGCCCAGATCCTGGACGAG gGGCAGGTGCTGCTCGGTGCTGTAGGGGCCTTCGACTGGTCGGGGGGCACGCTGTTCTACAACATGAGCAGCCGCAAGGGCCGCTTCCTGAACCAGACGGCAGTGGATGCCAAGGCTGTGCAGTACAGCTACCTGG gtTACTCGGTGGCTGTGCTGCACAAGGCCTGTGGCCTCTCCTATGTGGCAGGGGCTCCACGGCACAAGCAGCGAGGGGCTGTGTTTGAGCTCCGGAAGGAGGGCAAAGAGACCAACTTTGTACCAGTGCTGGAGGGCGAGCAG ATGGGGTCCTATTTTGGCTCTGAGCTGTGCCCTGTGGACGTCGACATGGATGGGACCACAGACTTGTTGCTGGTGGCCGCCCCGTTTTACCACGTTCAAGGCGAGGAGGGCAGAGTCTATGTGTACCGTGTGAACAAGCAG GATGGTTCCTTCTCCTTGGTACGCACGCTGAGTGGGCACCCCAGGTTAACTTATGCGCGATTTGGCTTTGCCATGGCGACAGTGGGGGATATCAGTCAGGATGAGCTCATAGATGTGGCCATCGGGGCCCCCCTGGAAGACTTTGGGGCAGATGATGGTGTAGGCTTCGGCAGCGTGTACATCTACAATGGACACTCTACCAACCAGCTGGCTGACCTCTCTACCTACCAGCCACAG AGGATCAGAGCCTCAGTGGTGGCCCCAGGACTCCAGTACTTCGGCACATCGGTGGCAGGTGGCTTAGATTTCAGTGGCGACGGCCTTGCTGACATCACTGTGGGCGCTCTGGGCCAGGCGGCTGTGCTCCG CTCAAGACCTGTGGTTCGTCTGAAGCTGTCCATGACCTTCACCCCCAAGGCACTGCCCATTGGCTTCTACAGCAGCGTGAATGTGAATTTGTGTTTTGAAGTCAGCTATGTGTCGCCAGCTGCTGAGTCAG GCCTCAAAgagacctctctgaacttcacttTGGACGTGGATGTGGTGAAGCAGAGGAAAAGGCTGCAGTGTTCAGATGAGAGGCTGTGTCAGAGCTCCCTTAGGGAGTGGGGCACGGGCCCCCGTCTCTGTGAGCCCTTCCTGCTGGTTCCCACAGAGGGACAG CTCTGTCAGGAGGACTGCTTCTCCAACATCAGTGTCAAGGTCAGCTACCAACTCCAGACCCCCGAGGGCCGGAGGGACCATCCCCAGCCTATCCTGGACTTCTATGCTGAGCCCTCTGCCATCTTCCAG CTGCCCTACGAGAAGGCCTGCAAGAATAAGCTGTTTTGTGTCGCTGAGCTACAGTTGGCCACCACCCTCTCTCA GCAGGAATTGGTGGTGGGTCTCACAAAGGAGCTGAGCATGAACATTAGCCTAACTAACTCTGGGGAAGATTCCTACATGACAAGCATGGCTTTGAATTACCCCAGAAACTTGCAGTTTAAGAGGATACAAAAG CCTCCTTCTCCAAACATTCAGTGTGATGACCCTAAACCAACTGCTTCTGTCCTGGTGATGAACTGCAAGATCGGTCACCCCATACTCAAGAGgtcatct GCAAACTTTTCATTAGTTTGGCAGCTGGAGGAGAGTGCCTTTCCAAACAGGACAGCCGACATCGCTGTGACAATCACCAA TTCCAATGAAAGAAGGTCTTTGGTCAGTAAGACCCACAGCCTTCATTTCAAACATGCCTTCATTGCAGTTCTTCCCAA ACCATCGGTGACATACATGAACACAAGCCAGGGGCTTTCCCACCACAAAGAGTTCCTCTTCAAT ATACATGGGGAGAACCTCTTTGGAGCCGAGTTCCAGCTGCAAATTTGTGTTCCAGTTAAATTACAAGGTTTCCAGGTCATAAGAGTGAAGAACCTGACCAAGACTCAG GCTCACACTGTGTGCACCCAGAGTCCGGAGCGCGTTTGTGGGAGCGATCTGGTTCAG CATGTGGAAGAATGGCATTCAGTGAGCTGTAACGTCACCTCGGATAGAGAAAATGTAACCGTGGCTGCAGAGGTCTCCTTGAGTCAATCAGAACAG TTACGAAGAGATGTGACTGAGCTGCAGATCCTTGGTGAAATATCTTTCAACAAATCTCTATATGAGGGGCTCAATGCAGAGAACCATAGAACTAAG ATCACTGTCATCTTCCTGAAAGATGAGGAGGCGTATTCTCTGTCTCTCATTATTAAAAGCAGTGTTGGTGGCCTTCTGGTTTTGATCGtgattatagtcatcctagtcAAG tgtggcttttttaaaagaaaataccaacaaCTGAACTTGGAGAGAATAAGGAAGGCCCAGCTGAAATCAGAGAATCTACTGGAAGAAGAAAATTAG